GACTTCTCCAAGCCcatttcctcatgtataaaatgggaatgatctCAGTGCCTACCTTACAGGTGTTGCTGGGAGGTCGGAATTATATAATGCATGTGTAGTGCTTAGCCCAAGTGCTCAGTTGTTGTTGGTCGTTAATTATGAGGTTTATAACGACCTGAATGCCTCCCTTGTCAAACTCTATATCCCTATACCTGGGCTACTTGAACTTCACCTGGAGGCTTTGCCCTTTCCAAGGCTCAGGGACCAATTCTCCCCTTAGACTGAGGGTTTCTCCCCTTAGACTGAGTGCACCAGTTCAGGAAAACTGGAGTACTCTAGTAAACCTTTCTGCTAGCTCTACTCTGACCTTGTGCCCCAGTTCTAGAAAGCAGGCTGTAGCCGTGTTTGTATGAACAAGCCCTCACCTGGTATGCTCAAGGCTGGTATGTTTTTCTTGCTAGCTGTCTGAAATCCATGGAGCCTTTCTGTTGAATCCTAGCCCTGTGGCAGGGATATCGGTTGCTGGATTTTTCTCCGTGTCTCTGACCCTGGGGTAAATTGTCTTTGTTATGATCACCATTACAGGGCTCTATTAAGGTGTTTTCTTGCCAGCCCCCACTGTCCATCCTCCCAAACCCTCTTTCCCTGCACGTGAACCTCTTTGAACGTTTCTGATGCTGCTCCACTCAatctccagcctcagtttctttcccTCGAGCCCTCTGCCTGTGCTTCCGTGTCATATCAGTTGCAGTGCCTGGGTCCCAGTACTCCTGTGCCTGCTCAACCGCAGAGGGCACGTATCTTGTTTCCTGAGCCAGTACCCTTTTCATCTCATCTTTTTAATTGTGTCAATCTCCTCTTTTCTTTGGGCAGAGTGGGGTGGGGCATAGGCTGGTGGGACTGTTGGGGGCAACAGGGAAGAGGGGTGGAGTTGCATAGGCCAAGTGCTAAAGCAGAGCTTCTGGAGGACTGTCAAGTGAAAGGCGGCCAGAGGCAAATGTCAGAGCCTATATAGAGGCAGGAATCTGGGAccagagagacagagcaagcagTAGCAAGTCAGGAGCAGCGGGGCGGGTGGGCGGGCAGGCTGGCTGGCGGGCAGGGGGGCGTGGCAGGGGATAGCAAAGGGAGATTGCAGAGAACAGCTGTTGGTACTGGGTCTTACTTTAATGAACTGGCTGGGCATGAGGTATAAGTTAATTGGCCAGAGTGAAAGAGCTAGGGGCGCAAAGGatattctctccctcttttccgtCACTGGCAAGGTAAGATCTTTCTGGGTTTTGCCCGGTGGGAAACTGTGGCATGTTCAGATATTTTTCTGaagatgggaggtggaggtctATGGCTGCTCTTTTGACTCATCTTTCCCAATGCACAATTATTACAATAACCAGGGTGTCAGCAGGAGGCTAGCATTTCTTTTATGACAACCCGTCTTggggttgtccaggctggagacagaggcaggggtCTCGGTAGTATGACTGAGTAAGGGGGAGAGGTGGATCTTTATAGCACAGCGGTGAAGAGTAGGGGGCTCTGGAACTGGATGGACCCAGGAATCTATGTGACCACAGGCAAACTATTAAGCTTCTCTGGGTctgaattttctcatttgtaagatAAAGGAAGAGTACAACCGAAATCTCTTAGTGTTGCTATGGGAACCACATGAGATGATACATGTAAAGTGCCTAGCAGAGTGTTTGCCAGTCAGTGCATGCTAAAGAAATGTTCACTGTTAGCATTTCTGTTGCAAGTTTTCTCATTATTATGGAATCACAATTCCATGAGGTTGATGACTTTTGTGACATTGTCCCAAAGTAGCAAGTTTTCTGCTTTTGGCatgggcaggctgtggggacATGTCAACATTGTGTAATATTTGCATTGGCTTCCAAACCCTGTGTCCAAAAGCCCCTTCTGGGGCTGATTATTGGAGCAGGCTGGAGGGGTGAGGCTCTGGATTGCCCACCCCCATGTCATCAGAGAAACTTGAAACTTGGACATGCTAGAGACTGGGCTTTAAGTGACCCATGATCTGGGATGTCAGAGAAATAATTGAATGCAAGCTCAGGGATGCCAAACACTAGGCAACCCCCAGGAGGGGGGTCAGAGTCAATGATATACAGTTTGTTACTGTTGCAGTGACCCTATTTTAGCCTTGACCCTGGCTAATCTGAGAAAGctggtaaaatggggataataatatctattGCCCAGGAGATTGTAAGACCCAAATGGGATAATGCTTACAAAGGCCCTCACGTTATAGGAAGTTGTGACAGTTGTCTaaagtacagtgcctggcacatactacatgaagcaataaataaatagtggtaatggggtggtggttgctgttattaataagaataatgaaaataataagcagagTTTTCAGTTCATGGAATGTTGCTCTTATTGATCAGATAAATGTCTCCCTTTTCCTGAGAACATTCAGGGCCATCAGACTAGTAAAATGAGGATTAAACCACTGGCAGAATTCAATGAGCCCCAGGAACTAATGATTATCCTGGGGCAAAGGACTTTCCCATTCAGGCCTGCCAGTAGTACCTTGGCTGGCTTGTGAGTACTACCGTGGGATAGAATACAGGCCAGGAACCCGCATTTCTCATATCTGGCCAGAAGGTGGTGCTGCTGCTTTATTTGAGTCAGGACTGCCCAGGCTCCTGGCTGCGGAGGTTGCTGGCGTTGATAGCATTTACAAACTGAGAGGCTGGGTTGGTTTGAAAAGGATAGAGGCAGAAGGGATATTTGCTCCAGCTCCAAAGTTGTTCATTGCTTCACAGCTTCTTTAATCTGATAGCCTCACCTTCAGTGCCATATACCTGACAATGCATAAAAACAGGTCTCCACCATGAACAATTTGTCTGTTTCCCAATCTTCTTGATACTGGCTTTTGACCTCTAAACTTGTTTCTTGTTTACAGATTTTCTTGCCGCTTGGGCTCCCTCCACACTGTCCTGTGGCTGTGGCAGATATGTCAATACCCTTACATTCACTGCGATTCAACAATACAATGAGGGAGGAAAATGATGAGCCCCAAAACAAGCAGATGGCCTTCTCTAGACCAATGACAGAGACCAGAGCAGACGTACAGATTCTGCATTCTCATGTACAGTTGCCTATAGTCTCAACTTCAGCCTCAGACCCTGGAGGGACATCCACACAGTTGATGACATCTCCAGTCTTTGACACCATGTCTGCACCTCTAATGGGAGTACCAAACTCTGGAGCATTGTCCCCACCCCTAATGCCAGCCTCAGACTCTGGGGCACTTTCCCCATTGCTAATGCCAGCCTCAGACCCTGGGGCACTGTCCCCATTGCTAATGCCAGCCTTAGATTCTGGAACATTGTCCCCATTGCTGTCCACTTCAGAGTATGGGGTAATGTCCCCAGGGATGATGACAATTCCTGACTTTGGAACAATGTCCACAACGCTAATGGTAGCACCAGATTCTGCAGAGATATCACCATTGGCAATGCCAGCTGCATCCTCTGGAGCGATGTGTACACCTGTAATGAGCACTTCATCCTCTGAGGCAATGTCCACACCATTAATGCTAGCCCCAGATTCTGGAGAGATATCCCCAATTCTAATGCAAGATATGAATCCTGGAGTGATGTCTACACAGCCAGTGCCAGCTCCCAGCTCTGAGGCAATGTCTCCATTGCAAATTACAGATGAAGACACCGAAGCAATGTCCAAAGTGCTAATGACTGCTCTAGCCTCTGGAGAGATATCTTCGCTGCTAATGTCAGGCACGGACTCTGAAGCAATATCCTCACTGATAATGTCAGCTGTAGCTTCTGGAGGAACATCACCCCAGGCAACAAGCACCCAAAACTCTGGGGGAATACCTACCCCGCTCATGTCAGATCTAGACTCTGGAATAATGTCATCACTTTTAATGTCATCTCCAGGCTCTGAAGTAATGTCCACACCGCTACTGTCAGTCCCAGATGCTGGAGAAATGTCCACATTACCAAAGCCAGCTCCAGATGCTGAAGCAATGTCCCCAGCACTAATGACGGCCCTACCCTCTGGAGTGATGCCCACCCAAACGATGCCAGCCCCAGGCTCTGGGGTGATGTCCCCATGGTCAACACAAAATGTAGACTCTGAAATGATGTCTAATCCACCAATGAGAGCAACAGCCTCTGGGGTAATGTCTGCACCACCAGTAAGAGCTTTAGACTCTGGAGCAATGTCCACACCGCTAATGGGAGCCCCAGCCTCTGGAAATATGTCTACATTGCAAAAGACAGTTCCAGCCTCGGAAGCCATGACCACCTCACTGATGACAGTCCCAAGCTCTGGAGTGATGTCCACAGAGCAAATGTCAGCCACAGCCTCTAGAGTAATGTCCGCACAGTTAACAATGGGCAAAACTTCTGGAGCAATGCCCACAGGCTCTATGAAGGCCGTGGCAAAACAACACACGAGAGCCACAGCCTCTGGAAAGATGTCCACGCCACTGAGGAGAGCTCCAGCTTCTGGAGCAATGTCCACCCAACCAGTTATGGCAACAGCCTCTGAAACAATGTCCATGCCACAATTGACAGTCCCAGCCTCTGGATCAATGTCCATGCTGCAAATGAGAGCCCCTGTCTCTGAAGCAATGTCCATGCCACAAATGAGAACCATGGCCTCAGGATTGACATCTGCAGCACAGATGAAAGCCATGACTTCTGGAGCAATGTCCACCCCACTAATGACAGCCCAAACCTCTGGATCAACATCCACCCTGTTAATGagagacacagcctcaggagtGATGTCCTGTCCACAAATGAGATCTCTGGCCTCTGGAGCATTGTCCAAGCCACTAATGACACCCAAAGCCTCAGGAACAATGTTCACGGAAAAAATGACAACCACAGCTTCTGAAGCAATGCCCACACTGCTAATGAGAGACACAGTTTCTGGAGCTCTGTCCATGCCACAAATGACAGACACAGCCTCTGGAGGGTTGTCTGCATTGCTAATGAGAGACACAGCTTCTGGAGCAATGTCCACATCACAAATGACAGCCACAGTCTCTGGAGGGATGTCCATGCCACTAATGAGAGCTCAAGACCCAGGAGTAATGCCTGCCTCACTAATGAGAGCCAAAGCCTCTGGAAAGATGCTCAGTCAGCCAATGAGCACCCAAGATCCTGGAGGGATGTCCATGTCGCCCATGAGATCCATGACCGCTGGAGGGATGCAGATGAATTCCCCAACCTCTGATGTGATGTCCACACCAACAATGAGAGCCTGGACCTCTGCAACAGTGTCCACACCACTAATGAGAACCTCAGACTCTGGAGAGAGGCCCTCACTGCTCACAAGAGCTTCATCCTCTGGAGAGATGTCCCTACCACTGATGAGAGCTCCAGCTTCTGGAGAGATAGCCACGCCTCTGAGATCCCCCACTTATGGAGCCATATCTGCTCCACAAATGACAGCCACAGCCTCTGGAATGATGTCATCCATGCCACAAGTGAAGGCTCCCATCTCTGGAGCAATGTCCATGCCACTAACAAGATCCACAGCCTCTGGAGGGATGTCCATGCCACTGATGAGAGCCCCAGACTCTAGAGTGACATCCACATCACAAATGATGCCCACAGCTTCTGGAGACATGTGTACACTACCAGTGCGAGCCCCAGCCTCTGGAGGGGTGTCCCCACCACTAGTAAGAGCTCCAGCCTCTGGAACTATGTCCACACCACTAAGGAGA
This genomic stretch from Pongo pygmaeus isolate AG05252 chromosome X, NHGRI_mPonPyg2-v2.0_pri, whole genome shotgun sequence harbors:
- the RTL9 gene encoding retrotransposon Gag-like protein 9, translating into MSIPLHSLRFNNTMREENDEPQNKQMAFSRPMTETRADVQILHSHVQLPIVSTSASDPGGTSTQLMTSPVFDTMSAPLMGVPNSGALSPPLMPASDSGALSPLLMPASDPGALSPLLMPALDSGTLSPLLSTSEYGVMSPGMMTIPDFGTMSTTLMVAPDSAEISPLAMPAASSGAMCTPVMSTSSSEAMSTPLMLAPDSGEISPILMQDMNPGVMSTQPVPAPSSEAMSPLQITDEDTEAMSKVLMTALASGEISSLLMSGTDSEAISSLIMSAVASGGTSPQATSTQNSGGIPTPLMSDLDSGIMSSLLMSSPGSEVMSTPLLSVPDAGEMSTLPKPAPDAEAMSPALMTALPSGVMPTQTMPAPGSGVMSPWSTQNVDSEMMSNPPMRATASGVMSAPPVRALDSGAMSTPLMGAPASGNMSTLQKTVPASEAMTTSLMTVPSSGVMSTEQMSATASRVMSAQLTMGKTSGAMPTGSMKAVAKQHTRATASGKMSTPLRRAPASGAMSTQPVMATASETMSMPQLTVPASGSMSMLQMRAPVSEAMSMPQMRTMASGLTSAAQMKAMTSGAMSTPLMTAQTSGSTSTLLMRDTASGVMSCPQMRSLASGALSKPLMTPKASGTMFTEKMTTTASEAMPTLLMRDTVSGALSMPQMTDTASGGLSALLMRDTASGAMSTSQMTATVSGGMSMPLMRAQDPGVMPASLMRAKASGKMLSQPMSTQDPGGMSMSPMRSMTAGGMQMNSPTSDVMSTPTMRAWTSATVSTPLMRTSDSGERPSLLTRASSSGEMSLPLMRAPASGEIATPLRSPTYGAISAPQMTATASGMMSSMPQVKAPISGAMSMPLTRSTASGGMSMPLMRAPDSRVTSTSQMMPTASGDMCTLPVRAPASGGVSPPLVRAPASGTMSTPLRRPSACETVSTELMRASASGHMSTAQTTAIVSGGMSKPLMRAPASGTMPMPLMSAMASGEMSMPLMETMASGATSTLQTSVANSRSMSLPQTTYTVSGGMATAPIRASPSGARSTSFMRDSVSGLMPMPLPRATASGCGMGMSMPQMTATDSRGMSTPLMKASGSGTMSTPQTAFGVMSTLEIKATDSGEASTSHINITASGSKPTPHMTATTPETAKPPPKEVPSFGMLTPALCYLLEEQEAARGSCSVEEEMEIDEEKQMKGFLDDSERMAFLVSLHLGAAERWFILQMEVGEPLSDENKSFLRRSQGVYDSLSEIDILSAVLCHPKQGQKSVRQYATDFLLLARHLSWSDAILRTRFLEGLSEAVTTKMGRIFLKVAGSLKELIDRSLYTECQLAEEKDSPGNSSQVLPTACKRNNEEAMGNELSSQQQTEEHQHVSKRCYYLKEHGDPQEGLHDHLGQSTGHHQKAHTNK